Proteins encoded within one genomic window of Deinococcus ruber:
- a CDS encoding polynucleotide kinase-phosphatase, which produces MTSISIPDFCLVALIGASGSGKTTFARQHFRPGEVLSSDAFRLLVSSDENAQDATQDAFDALYFVARKRLARGLLTVIDATNVQPDARKHLVTLAKEFDVLPVALVLDLPEEVLRDRGRTRPDRTFGPHVTGQQVSQLRKSLGKLQAEGFRQVTVLRSADDVQAATLTRIRLYNDLKHEHGPFDFIGDVHGCLTELCELLETLGYRVNEALEVTPPPGRTAVFLGDLVDRGPDTPGVLRLVMGMVVAGTALCVPGNHDEKLGRALRGEKVKVAHGLERSLEQLARETPEFRRTVAEFIRGLVSHYVLDEGRVVVAHAGMKAEYQGRASGRVRTFALYGETTGETDEFGLPVRLNWAAEYRGQATVVYGHTPVPRAEWLNRTIDIDTGCVFGGALTALRYPERELVSVAARQVYSEPVRPLQPALSAVSSQQQHDEVLDLADFVGKRVIETRLRGRVTVREEEAAAALESVSRFAIDPRWLIYLPPTMSPSETSSREGYLEYPSEAFEYYRRSGVEQVICEEKHMGSRAVVIVTRSAAAAQQRFGLTDSGIGTVYTRTGRRFFEDDSLEQALLGGVQAAVTDAGLWDELNTDWLLLDAEILPWSLKAGSLIRGQYAAVGAAAGAALPAEMAVLEAAVRRNLPLGDLLARTRRRQEMTQAYTSAYRQYVRRVSSLADIRVAPFHLLASEGAVHVDKDHVWHLTTLKRLVEAAPGLLTETVHRQVEVNNPESCADAEDWWLARTAAGGEGMVVKPVSFIARGKKGLVQPGIKVRGQEYLRIIYGPEYSAPENLERLRARGLNSKRTLALREFALGVEGLDRFVQKEPLRRVHECIFGVLALESEVLDPRL; this is translated from the coding sequence ATGACTTCCATCTCCATCCCCGACTTCTGTTTAGTCGCCCTGATCGGCGCGTCCGGGTCCGGCAAGACCACCTTCGCCCGCCAGCACTTTCGTCCCGGCGAGGTGTTGTCGAGCGACGCTTTCCGGCTGCTGGTCAGCAGTGACGAGAACGCTCAGGACGCCACGCAGGACGCCTTCGACGCGCTGTACTTCGTGGCCCGCAAGCGGCTGGCACGCGGCCTGCTGACGGTGATCGACGCGACCAACGTGCAGCCGGACGCTCGGAAACACCTCGTGACGCTGGCGAAGGAATTTGACGTGCTCCCGGTGGCGTTGGTGCTCGACTTGCCGGAAGAGGTGCTGCGGGACCGCGGGCGCACCCGTCCTGACCGGACGTTCGGCCCGCACGTCACCGGACAGCAGGTCAGTCAGCTGCGAAAATCGCTGGGCAAGTTGCAGGCGGAAGGCTTCCGGCAGGTGACGGTGCTGCGTTCGGCGGATGACGTGCAGGCCGCCACCTTGACCCGTATCCGGCTCTACAACGACCTGAAGCATGAACACGGCCCGTTCGATTTTATCGGTGACGTGCACGGCTGCCTGACGGAGTTGTGCGAGCTACTGGAGACGCTCGGCTACCGCGTGAACGAGGCACTGGAGGTGACGCCGCCCCCAGGCCGCACCGCTGTTTTTCTCGGCGACCTGGTGGACCGTGGGCCCGACACACCGGGCGTGTTGCGGCTGGTGATGGGGATGGTGGTGGCAGGCACAGCGCTGTGTGTGCCAGGTAACCACGACGAGAAGCTGGGGCGTGCCCTCCGGGGTGAAAAGGTCAAGGTCGCGCACGGCCTGGAGCGTTCCCTCGAACAGCTCGCGCGGGAAACGCCTGAGTTCCGCCGGACTGTTGCCGAATTCATCCGGGGGTTGGTCAGCCATTACGTGCTGGACGAAGGTCGGGTGGTGGTCGCCCACGCAGGCATGAAGGCCGAGTACCAGGGCCGCGCGTCGGGGCGGGTCCGGACGTTTGCGCTGTACGGCGAGACGACGGGGGAGACGGATGAATTCGGCCTTCCGGTCCGGCTCAACTGGGCTGCTGAATACCGGGGGCAGGCGACGGTGGTCTATGGGCACACGCCCGTGCCGCGGGCGGAGTGGCTGAACCGCACCATCGACATCGATACAGGCTGCGTCTTCGGAGGGGCCCTCACCGCCCTGCGCTACCCCGAGCGGGAACTGGTGAGTGTGGCAGCGCGTCAGGTGTACAGCGAACCCGTCCGGCCATTACAGCCAGCGCTGAGCGCGGTTTCTTCGCAGCAGCAGCACGATGAAGTGCTCGACCTCGCCGACTTCGTCGGGAAACGCGTGATCGAAACCCGGCTGCGCGGGCGGGTCACCGTGCGGGAAGAGGAGGCCGCCGCCGCGCTGGAATCGGTCAGCCGCTTCGCCATCGATCCGCGCTGGCTCATCTACCTGCCGCCGACTATGTCGCCCAGCGAAACCAGCAGCCGGGAAGGCTATCTCGAGTACCCCTCGGAAGCGTTCGAGTATTACCGACGTTCGGGCGTGGAGCAGGTGATCTGCGAAGAGAAGCACATGGGGTCGCGGGCAGTGGTCATCGTGACCCGGAGCGCAGCAGCGGCCCAGCAGCGCTTCGGCCTCACGGACAGCGGCATTGGGACGGTCTACACCCGTACCGGGCGGCGTTTTTTTGAAGACGACTCGCTGGAACAGGCCCTCCTGGGAGGTGTGCAGGCGGCTGTGACGGACGCCGGACTGTGGGACGAACTGAACACCGACTGGCTGCTGCTCGACGCTGAGATCCTGCCCTGGTCTCTGAAAGCGGGCAGCTTGATTCGTGGGCAGTACGCGGCGGTCGGCGCAGCTGCAGGGGCAGCGTTGCCTGCGGAAATGGCGGTGCTGGAGGCCGCTGTTCGGCGCAATCTCCCCTTGGGTGACCTGCTGGCCCGGACACGGCGACGTCAGGAGATGACGCAGGCGTACACCTCGGCTTACCGTCAGTACGTTCGCCGGGTTTCGTCGCTGGCCGACATCCGGGTGGCCCCATTTCACCTGCTCGCCAGTGAGGGGGCGGTGCATGTGGACAAGGATCACGTGTGGCACCTGACCACACTGAAACGCCTGGTGGAGGCTGCGCCGGGACTGTTGACCGAGACAGTGCATCGACAGGTGGAGGTGAACAACCCCGAGAGCTGTGCCGATGCCGAGGACTGGTGGCTGGCCCGGACGGCTGCTGGCGGGGAGGGCATGGTGGTCAAACCCGTGTCGTTCATCGCCCGTGGAAAGAAAGGGCTGGTGCAACCGGGCATCAAGGTGCGGGGTCAGGAGTATCTGCGCATCATCTACGGGCCGGAATACAGCGCTCCGGAGAACCTGGAGCGGCTGCGTGCCAGAGGCCTGAACAGCAAACGGACGCTGGCCCTGCGCGAATTCGCGCTCGGGGTGGAGGGCTTGGACCGCTTCGTCCAGAAGGAGCCGCTGCGGCGCGTTCATGAGTGTATTTTCGGCGTGCTGGCGCTGGAGAGTGAGGTGCTCGATCCAAGGCTCTGA
- a CDS encoding nucleotidyltransferase domain-containing protein, translating to MNFPPQLPAAVSAHPYPLLFATVSGAHLYGFPSPDSDWDLRGVHVLPAREVLSLHPLQDTVKVDRMEDGVELDLVTHDARKFIELMLRPNGYVLEQLHSPLVVHTSPEHAELVLLGRQCVTRYHAHHYLGFSAGQWKLLHKPLECGELPELKPLLYTFRTLLTGIHLMRTGEVEANLVTLNAESGLPFLDDLIVRKQGGREHEPVGHALDIYEADFRRLTTALEAAHEATHLPPKVAPEVRAALSELLVRLRLGDQA from the coding sequence ATGAATTTTCCTCCTCAACTGCCTGCCGCTGTTTCGGCTCATCCGTACCCGCTGCTGTTCGCCACAGTGAGCGGCGCGCACCTGTACGGCTTTCCCAGCCCCGACAGCGACTGGGATCTGCGCGGCGTGCATGTCCTGCCCGCCCGGGAGGTCCTGAGCCTCCATCCACTGCAGGACACCGTGAAGGTCGACCGGATGGAAGACGGTGTGGAACTCGATCTGGTGACGCATGACGCGCGCAAGTTCATCGAGCTGATGCTGCGGCCCAACGGCTACGTGCTGGAGCAACTGCATTCGCCCCTGGTGGTTCACACCTCGCCCGAACATGCCGAACTGGTCCTCCTGGGCCGCCAGTGTGTGACGCGCTATCACGCCCATCACTACCTGGGGTTCAGCGCAGGGCAGTGGAAGCTGCTACACAAACCGCTGGAATGCGGCGAACTGCCCGAACTCAAGCCGTTGCTCTACACCTTCCGCACCCTGCTGACGGGCATTCATCTGATGCGAACCGGGGAAGTCGAAGCCAATCTGGTGACGCTGAACGCCGAGTCTGGCTTGCCTTTTCTGGATGACCTGATCGTTCGCAAGCAGGGTGGGCGGGAGCATGAACCCGTCGGGCACGCGCTGGACATCTACGAGGCGGACTTCCGCCGTCTGACCACTGCGCTGGAAGCCGCGCACGAGGCGACGCATCTGCCCCCCAAAGTTGCACCCGAAGTGCGGGCCGCGCTGAGTGAACTGCTAGTACGGCTGCGATTGGGAGACCAAGCATGA
- a CDS encoding nucleotidyltransferase domain-containing protein, with amino-acid sequence MNNTLKFLPVGTRVVTHSVIHTPSNVVLHPAGALGVVVQVPADPQHAYRVQFPDGSEHSLLRRQFQIHRQHQDVKAPDAPDWWASVQLRVVVGSRAFGLDTGASDTDRRGFYLPTAAQHWSLWGVPEQLENDDTQETYWELQKFLMLALKANPNVLEVLYSPLVETATPIAVELLEMKEAFLSTLVYQTYNGYVLSQFKKLEADLRNHGEIRWKHAMHLLRLLLSGISVLESGEVLVHVGQHRDMLLAVKRGELPWDELNRWRLTLHQQFDAAVQRTRLPDRPDYDRVNTYLLRARTAMLDVTI; translated from the coding sequence ATGAACAACACGCTGAAGTTCCTGCCTGTCGGCACCCGGGTCGTCACGCACTCGGTGATCCACACCCCCAGCAACGTTGTGCTCCATCCGGCGGGGGCACTCGGCGTGGTGGTGCAGGTGCCCGCTGACCCGCAGCATGCCTATCGCGTGCAGTTTCCGGACGGCAGCGAGCACAGCCTGCTGCGTCGCCAGTTCCAGATCCATCGGCAGCATCAGGACGTCAAGGCCCCGGACGCGCCAGACTGGTGGGCGAGTGTGCAACTGCGGGTGGTGGTTGGCTCGCGGGCGTTCGGCCTCGATACGGGCGCTTCAGACACGGATCGGCGCGGCTTCTATCTCCCCACAGCGGCGCAGCACTGGTCGCTGTGGGGTGTGCCGGAGCAACTCGAGAACGACGACACGCAGGAAACCTACTGGGAGTTGCAGAAGTTTCTGATGCTGGCGCTGAAGGCCAATCCGAACGTGCTGGAAGTGCTGTACAGCCCGCTTGTCGAAACAGCGACGCCCATCGCTGTGGAACTGCTGGAGATGAAGGAGGCGTTTCTCTCCACCCTCGTCTACCAGACCTACAACGGATACGTGCTGAGTCAGTTCAAGAAGCTGGAAGCGGACCTTCGCAACCACGGCGAGATTCGCTGGAAGCACGCCATGCACCTGTTGAGGCTGTTGCTGTCGGGCATCTCGGTGCTGGAGTCCGGCGAGGTGCTGGTGCATGTGGGCCAGCATCGGGACATGCTGCTGGCGGTCAAGCGCGGCGAATTGCCCTGGGATGAACTGAATCGCTGGCGGCTGACGCTCCACCAGCAGTTCGATGCAGCCGTTCAGAGAACGCGCCTGCCCGACCGACCCGACTATGACCGCGTGAACACCTACCTGCTGCGGGCGAGAACAGCCATGCTGGACGTGACGATATGA
- a CDS encoding 3' terminal RNA ribose 2'-O-methyltransferase Hen1, producing MLLTLTTTHRPATDLGFLLHKHPERVFSFTLGVGHGQVFYPEVSEERCTVALLVELDPVELSRGRAGQGSGAPLEPYVNDRPYAASSFLTGALREAFGTAMSGRSKEKPELVDQALPFEVHLPALPSRGGTDLASRLFSPLGYRVEARVLPLDEQYPEWGDSPYLDLRLYGTVPLKALLAHLHVLIPVLDDAKHYFVGEEEVERLARFGAGWLEHHPERALILRRALKHQRDLLRLATAQFGQPDELPLATPSLNAQRLAAVEAELTASGAARVLDLGCGEGHLLKPLLANAQFREILGMDVSPRELKRAERFLRLDDLPPTVRARLTLIQGSLTYRDARLRGYDAAALVEVIEHLDEGRLWTLERVVFGDARPGTVVVTTPNAEYNARYASLSAGDTRHEDHRFEWNRERFQAWATRVAETFGYGVTFKAVGEVDPSLGSPTQMAVFSRDTP from the coding sequence ATGTTGTTGACCCTGACCACCACCCACCGACCCGCCACCGACCTCGGCTTTCTCCTGCACAAGCACCCCGAGCGCGTGTTCTCGTTCACGCTGGGGGTGGGACACGGCCAGGTGTTCTACCCGGAGGTCAGTGAGGAACGCTGCACCGTGGCGCTGCTGGTCGAACTCGACCCAGTCGAGTTGTCACGCGGCCGGGCGGGGCAGGGAAGCGGCGCTCCGCTGGAGCCGTACGTGAATGACCGCCCGTACGCCGCCAGCAGCTTCCTGACCGGGGCGCTGCGGGAGGCCTTCGGCACGGCCATGAGCGGGCGCAGCAAGGAGAAGCCCGAGCTGGTCGATCAGGCGCTGCCCTTCGAGGTGCATTTGCCCGCCCTGCCTTCCCGTGGGGGAACGGATCTGGCGTCCCGTCTGTTCAGTCCTCTCGGCTACCGGGTAGAAGCCCGCGTATTGCCCCTGGACGAGCAGTATCCCGAATGGGGCGACAGCCCTTATCTTGATCTGCGCCTGTACGGAACGGTGCCCCTCAAGGCGCTGCTGGCACACCTGCATGTTCTGATTCCGGTGCTGGACGACGCCAAGCACTACTTCGTGGGGGAAGAGGAAGTCGAACGCCTGGCACGATTCGGGGCGGGTTGGCTCGAGCACCATCCAGAGCGGGCCTTGATCCTGCGCCGCGCGCTCAAGCATCAGCGGGATCTGCTCCGCCTGGCCACTGCGCAGTTCGGACAGCCGGACGAGCTTCCTCTGGCCACGCCGTCCCTGAATGCCCAGCGCCTCGCCGCCGTCGAGGCGGAACTGACGGCCAGCGGCGCGGCGCGGGTGCTCGACCTGGGCTGTGGGGAAGGACACCTGCTGAAACCTCTACTCGCGAATGCACAGTTCCGGGAGATCCTGGGGATGGACGTCAGCCCCCGCGAACTGAAACGCGCCGAACGCTTTCTGAGGCTGGATGACCTGCCGCCGACGGTGCGTGCCCGCCTGACACTGATCCAGGGATCGCTGACCTACCGAGATGCGCGTCTGCGCGGTTATGACGCTGCCGCGCTGGTCGAAGTCATCGAGCACCTCGACGAGGGACGGCTGTGGACGCTGGAGCGGGTGGTCTTCGGCGACGCCCGGCCCGGCACGGTGGTCGTCACTACGCCCAATGCCGAGTACAACGCCCGGTATGCTTCGCTGTCTGCGGGCGACACCCGGCATGAGGATCACCGCTTCGAATGGAACCGTGAACGCTTTCAGGCCTGGGCAACGCGGGTGGCCGAAACGTTTGGTTACGGCGTGACCTTCAAGGCGGTGGGCGAAGTGGATCCGTCACTCGGCTCGCCCACCCAGATGGCTGTGTTCAGCCGGGACACCCCATGA
- a CDS encoding AAA family ATPase encodes MRPLLEELLHGASPDLAAMTAALGDVLPMLDRLPGTAQDALWHAEGNVAVHTAWVLNEAYTLAAAHELEPDARLTLLLAALLHDIGKPLTSRTSEDATGQERISSPRHADRGRSYLAYRLPELHLPTAVQADVLALVGHHHDLGRTFETGTLAAYRRLARQVDLRQLYLLEVADTRGRLSADRASRLEELDLFRLQAEEYGLWAGEDPYADWLAPVHSALPGGSAELSALTLQQGILDFEAGLIQTPEEAVSRSYSARTGFPELVVTCGPSGAGKSSWIAEHLPDHTVVSLDALRDELARKRADQTLNGQVLQAAKERLRVVLRRRGKVVWDATNTRHDFRRVPLSLGFDYGALVTLAVFQPPVSSLFMRNPARLHTVPPQVLAAQIENAEFPYLPEAHRTLLLDEYHRVTAQAGFSAP; translated from the coding sequence GTGAGGCCGCTGCTCGAAGAGTTGCTGCACGGCGCTTCGCCGGATCTCGCGGCAATGACGGCAGCGCTCGGCGACGTGCTGCCGATGCTGGACAGGTTGCCCGGGACGGCGCAAGACGCCCTGTGGCACGCCGAAGGCAACGTCGCGGTGCACACGGCATGGGTGCTGAACGAGGCCTACACGCTGGCGGCGGCACATGAACTGGAGCCGGACGCACGCCTGACGCTGCTCCTGGCCGCGCTGCTGCACGACATCGGCAAGCCGCTGACCAGCCGCACCAGCGAGGACGCGACTGGACAAGAGCGGATCAGCTCGCCGCGTCATGCCGACCGTGGCCGCTCCTATCTGGCGTACCGCCTGCCTGAGTTGCATCTCCCCACTGCTGTCCAGGCCGACGTACTGGCGCTGGTCGGGCATCACCATGACCTGGGCCGCACCTTCGAAACCGGAACGCTGGCCGCCTACCGCCGACTGGCCCGGCAGGTCGATCTGCGGCAGCTCTACCTGCTGGAAGTGGCGGACACCCGGGGGCGGCTCAGCGCCGACCGGGCTTCTCGCCTCGAAGAGCTGGACCTGTTCCGTCTGCAGGCGGAGGAATATGGCCTGTGGGCCGGGGAAGATCCGTATGCCGACTGGCTGGCTCCGGTGCACTCGGCGTTGCCCGGTGGCTCCGCCGAATTGAGCGCTCTGACCCTCCAGCAGGGAATCCTGGATTTCGAAGCGGGCCTGATCCAGACACCCGAAGAGGCCGTGTCGCGTTCCTACTCGGCCCGCACCGGGTTTCCCGAACTGGTGGTCACGTGTGGCCCGAGCGGTGCTGGCAAAAGCAGCTGGATCGCCGAGCATCTTCCCGATCACACGGTGGTCTCGCTGGACGCCCTGCGAGACGAACTGGCGAGGAAACGGGCCGACCAGACACTGAACGGGCAGGTGCTTCAGGCCGCGAAGGAGCGCTTGCGGGTGGTGCTGCGCCGCCGAGGGAAGGTTGTCTGGGACGCGACCAATACCCGGCACGACTTCCGGCGCGTGCCGCTCTCGCTGGGCTTCGACTACGGCGCGCTGGTGACGCTGGCCGTGTTCCAGCCGCCTGTCAGTTCCCTGTTCATGCGTAACCCAGCCCGTCTGCATACCGTTCCCCCGCAGGTGCTGGCCGCCCAGATCGAGAATGCCGAGTTTCCCTATCTCCCCGAAGCCCACCGCACCCTCCTGCTCGACGAATACCACCGGGTGACGGCCCAAGCGGGGTTCTCAGCCCCCTGA
- a CDS encoding RNA ligase family protein, producing MDTRRKYPRTPHLPWSLGAGSDDAVLGQATGFSGQEVVVTEKLDGENTTLYRSGMHARSLDPRPHPSRDWVKGLQGHIGYLIPEGWRVCGENLYARHSLGYDDLESYFYLFSVWDEHDLALNWDDTLAWAEHLGVPTPRQLYRGPWNEALIRALPVDPEVMEGYVVRTVQGFSYTAFQEHVAKYVRAGHVQTDAHWMHQAVVPNGLRREP from the coding sequence ATGGACACCCGGCGAAAATACCCCCGAACCCCCCACCTGCCCTGGTCTCTGGGCGCGGGCAGTGATGACGCGGTGCTGGGGCAGGCCACAGGGTTCTCTGGTCAGGAGGTGGTGGTCACCGAGAAGCTCGACGGGGAGAACACCACCCTCTACCGCTCAGGGATGCACGCCCGTTCGCTTGATCCCCGGCCTCATCCGTCACGTGACTGGGTGAAGGGTCTTCAGGGCCACATTGGTTACCTGATTCCGGAAGGATGGCGGGTGTGCGGCGAGAATCTGTACGCCCGGCACTCGCTCGGGTACGACGATCTGGAGAGTTACTTTTACCTGTTCAGCGTCTGGGACGAGCATGATCTGGCCCTGAACTGGGACGATACCCTCGCCTGGGCCGAACATCTCGGCGTCCCCACGCCCCGGCAACTGTACCGTGGCCCCTGGAACGAGGCGCTGATCCGGGCGCTTCCGGTGGATCCGGAGGTGATGGAGGGCTACGTGGTGCGCACTGTTCAGGGCTTCTCCTACACGGCATTTCAGGAGCACGTCGCCAAGTACGTGCGGGCCGGACACGTGCAGACTGACGCCCACTGGATGCATCAGGCGGTCGTGCCCAACGGGCTGAGGCGCGAACCGTGA
- a CDS encoding tyrosine-type recombinase/integrase, with amino-acid sequence MSPTTPASPRRTPAANLRRRVGAGCVHPVYTQGKISAWRGLASYKDPGSGKQCRRSVTRKTRSAAEKALKELIATLPKAAPVSRKRHQPTALPTTGHEDSVLAYLNRWLAHKRRELRPTTYRAYVNELRHLIPELGHLPLTALTAMQIQQAITDRLDRQASTVKCLSTALRTLRMALRQAVLWGVLPANPASLVRAPRIQPTEMTMWTQEETRRFLEHAHTHRLAPLFTLALSSGMRRGELLALSWGDVHLERAEVTVTHTYIRDLTGAWILGEPKTRAGYRSIPLADDMVALLRKHRHEEESWFGRRTDEHPVFTQSTGERADPSNLARLFHRLVREANVPRIRFHDLRHTSASLLIRQGVPAKVVSDRLGHADVAFTLRVYTHLYDDQRRAAAIPLTQLLSAAPAEVQSGDLVAQLQALIAMLVKER; translated from the coding sequence ATGTCACCGACCACCCCGGCATCGCCCCGCAGGACGCCTGCGGCAAATCTTCGCAGACGCGTCGGTGCAGGTTGCGTCCACCCGGTCTACACCCAGGGCAAGATCTCCGCTTGGAGAGGACTGGCGAGCTACAAGGATCCAGGGAGTGGAAAGCAGTGCCGCCGTTCCGTCACCCGGAAAACGCGGTCAGCGGCAGAGAAGGCCCTCAAGGAACTGATCGCCACGCTGCCGAAGGCTGCGCCTGTGTCCAGGAAACGCCATCAGCCCACCGCCCTGCCCACCACTGGGCACGAGGACAGCGTGCTGGCGTATTTGAACCGCTGGCTCGCGCACAAGCGCCGGGAGCTCCGGCCCACCACCTACCGAGCGTATGTGAACGAACTGCGCCACCTCATTCCGGAGCTCGGGCATCTGCCGCTCACGGCCCTCACGGCCATGCAGATCCAGCAGGCCATCACGGATCGCCTGGATCGGCAGGCGAGCACCGTCAAATGTCTGTCGACGGCTCTACGCACCCTCCGGATGGCGTTGCGGCAGGCGGTGCTGTGGGGCGTGCTCCCGGCGAATCCGGCCAGTTTGGTGCGCGCGCCCCGAATCCAGCCGACGGAGATGACGATGTGGACGCAGGAAGAAACCCGCAGGTTTCTCGAGCACGCCCACACCCACCGTCTCGCGCCACTCTTCACGCTGGCGCTGAGCAGCGGCATGCGGCGCGGTGAGCTGCTGGCCCTCAGTTGGGGCGATGTCCACCTGGAGCGCGCTGAAGTGACGGTCACCCACACCTATATCCGCGATCTCACGGGGGCATGGATCCTCGGCGAGCCAAAGACCCGCGCAGGCTACCGCTCAATTCCATTGGCTGACGACATGGTCGCGCTGCTGCGCAAGCATCGACACGAAGAGGAAAGTTGGTTCGGGAGACGAACGGACGAGCATCCGGTCTTTACGCAGTCGACAGGCGAACGGGCCGACCCGTCCAACCTGGCCAGACTGTTTCATCGGCTGGTGCGCGAGGCCAACGTCCCGCGCATCCGGTTTCACGACCTGCGGCATACGTCGGCCAGCCTGCTGATCCGCCAGGGCGTGCCCGCCAAAGTGGTCAGCGACCGTCTCGGACACGCGGACGTCGCCTTTACCCTGCGCGTGTATACCCACCTGTACGATGACCAGCGCCGGGCCGCCGCGATTCCGCTCACTCAACTCCTCTCGGCAGCCCCCGCTGAGGTTCAGTCAGGCGACCTGGTGGCCCAGCTCCAGGCGCTGATCGCGATGCTGGTCAAAGAGCGGTAA
- a CDS encoding IS5 family transposase (programmed frameshift), giving the protein MRLTDEQWVLLAPFLTPPEKTTKRGRPRRDDRTLLEGILWVLRTGAQWEKLPRSDDPPTSTCFARFQEWNDRTVFPAVLGQLYEVLEDRGLLDLREAFIDGTFSAANKGARMFGPTKKGKGTKIMIMVDANGTPLAVHTDSASPAEVKLVQDTLAASFGFDFPERLIGDKADDSDGLYADLTEIGIEMIAPHRKNRKRKTQDGRPLRRYKRRWKVERTIAWLQSFRRVRTRDERKAQHFLGFVQLACILILFRQISG; this is encoded by the exons ATGCGGTTGACCGATGAGCAGTGGGTGCTGCTTGCGCCGTTCTTGACGCCACCCGAGAAGACCACCAAGCGAGGTCGTCCCAGGCGGGACGACCGGACCCTCCTCGAAGGTATCCTCTGGGTGCTTCGAACCGGAGCCCAGTGGGAGAAGTTGCCACGCAGCGACGATCCTCCAACGTCCACCTGCTTCGCTCGCTTTCAGGAATGGAATGACCGCACTGTGTTCCCAGCAGTCCTCGGGCAGCTGTATGAGGTGTTGGAGGACCGAGGCCTGCTTGATCTGCGCGAAGCGTTCATTGACGGCACCTTCAGTGCCGCCAACAAGGGGGCTCGGATGT TCGGCCCCACCAAGAAGGGCAAGGGCACCAAGATCATGATCATGGTCGATGCGAATGGCACGCCACTCGCCGTTCACACCGACAGCGCCAGCCCAGCGGAGGTCAAGCTCGTTCAGGACACGCTGGCCGCTTCATTCGGGTTTGACTTCCCAGAGCGGCTGATCGGTGATAAAGCAGATGACAGTGATGGGCTGTATGCCGATCTCACGGAGATCGGCATCGAAATGATTGCGCCTCATCGCAAAAACAGGAAACGCAAGACTCAGGATGGACGCCCACTGCGCCGCTACAAGCGGCGCTGGAAGGTGGAGCGAACCATCGCATGGCTCCAGTCGTTCCGGAGGGTGCGAACCCGCGATGAACGCAAGGCTCAGCACTTCCTCGGCTTCGTTCAGCTGGCCTGCATCCTCATCCTGTTCCGCCAAATTTCTGGATAG